The Xiphophorus couchianus chromosome 22, X_couchianus-1.0, whole genome shotgun sequence genome includes the window ACAAGAcctggatggagggaagatCGGCCTTGATGATTCTCTCAACATACCTAGTTGTTTGTTGTGTTATCCTGTTTTGTGGATTAGCCAAACTGCACAGTGATGGTCAAGCACAGGACAGACTGAATGATGGCCATATAGAAGATGACCAGCAGCAGGAAGTACAGTCTCTTCCAAATAATGTCTATGTATGAGGACCGTCTCAGGTCTCGACAAAGGGTGGCTCCCTTGAACTTGAAGTGATGCACAGGGAACACTGTTGAGGATGGTAGGGTGTGTTATCTAGAAGTTCACCGTCATCTCAATTGGGTTGAGTGGGTTAAGATCAAGGTGGTTCTGACCAAAACGGTGGGTCAGCCAATCCACCTCCCATCTGTGTGCAGACTCATCAATGTCCTGGATCAGTCCAGTGACAGTGGTATCACCTGCTAACTTCAGGAGTCCGGTCAGTGTTGCAGTGAGAAAGGAGGATTGGGAAGACAACACACCTCTTGGGTTTGGGGTGCCAGTACTGACGGTTTTTATGTGGATGTTTACAGTGACAGGTGTCTGGTTTAATAGTGTTGAcggctgagctgaagtccacaaACAGGATTCTGGCAAATGTCCCTGAATGGTCGAGGTGGTGCAGGATGAAGTTAAGTCCCAAGTTGACTGCAGCACCTGCTGACCTGTTTGCTCAGGTCAGTAAGCAAACGGCAGGGGGTCTTTCAGACGCTTCAACATCACTCGCTCAAAGAATGTCATTACCACAGACATCATAGCAACAGGCCTATAGTCATTTAACCTCCTTATGGTGCATTTCTTGATAAGTTGGACAACTTGTTGTCCTCTGGTTTTGgggttttattgtgaaaaaaacacacaataaaccagcagtttattttctcctttcacaGATATTGTGCCCACTGACAAGGAGGAGGTGGCCTTCAAAGACCTGGATGTGGCCATCCTGGTGGGCTCAATGCCCAGGAAGGAGGGGATGGAGAGGAAGGACCTTCTAAAAGCTAACGTGAACATTTTCAAGAGCCAAGGGGCCGCCTTGGATAAGTATGCTAAGAAGACCGTCAAGGtaacatttatttctcttgtgttgcttctttaacattttggaaatgttcCTTACAGTTACAGATTTGTGCCTTGACATGAGATGTTGCCAGGGTTATATGTAGCTGGGTCCATTTTCAGGTGCTGGTTGTGGGAAACCCTGCGAACACCAACTGCCTGATAGCAGCCAAGTCCGCTCCCTCCATCCCTAAAGAAAACTTCTCCTGCCTCACACGTCTGGACCACAACCGGGCTCGCTCCCAGGTCCCTTACCTTTTTAAGGCACTTTAGTTTCTGTTTGCTTACCAACTCTGTGATGTAATGTGAGCTCTCACCCTCTCACACGCTGCAGGTGGCAATCCGCTGCGGTGTTCCAGCCACGCAGGTGACGAATGTCATTATCTGGGGCAACCACTCGTCGACCCAGTACCCAGATGTGCACCACTGCAAGGTCAACATGTCTGGCAGCGAGCTCGCCTGCTTTGACGCGGTCAAGGACGATGCTTGGCTCAAAGGGGATTTTATAGCTGTGAGTTGATGTCTTCTCTGTCAGAGCCAAACCTGTACCTTTTGATATCTTTACATAATGGCAGTAAATGGAGCACCCTCCACACTTATTGCAGTGGGCAGGGTTTTGCTGACCCTAATAAGTTAGGAATTGGCTGCTACAAGAATTAAAACTTTCATCATTTCAGGGtccaaacatttttgcttcaatCTTCAAAGGGCCACTCAAGTTTTTGATGTCATTAAGAATcgtttttgatttaattaagaAGTCCATGTTCTCTTTTTACAGACTGTTCAACAAAGAGGTGCTGCAGTCATCAAGGCGAGAAAGCTGTCCAGCGCCATGTCTGCAGCAAAAGCCATCTGTGACCACCTGAGGGACATCTGGGTTGGTACCCCAGAGGTAAGTTTCCTAatagcacttttttttcttttgttgtcatAATACCATAATTTTATTCTCCtatcatttttactttattctcattcagctttattctcgtaatatgtctttattctcatattatttttacttaatgcTGGTAATATTACAGGGTAATAAGATAATAACACTCTATTGATTCCTGAAGGGGGGATCATTTTGATTGTCAATTTACAATGACAGTCTTAAGGACACACACATATCGCTCTGTatattgctaaatatatattcaacatttaaattGCACAGCTCTagagactttatttatttactttaatttaatttttaactttttcattgtGGCCCTAATACGTCGTCATAGTAGTGTTTGCCCCATAAGTAGCATTTCTGGATTTAAAAGGCTATATTACCAATGCCCCACATATTTGTAATTGTGCCTAACATAATTTTGTTATCAGTTCCCAGTGATTGTAGTTAATCTAATTAATCTTAACGTTCTaagaataatttctgtcatATATCAACACTGGCTACATGTAGAAGAATGGATGATTCCTCTTATAGCCATGTTCTGTGTTGTTGCATTGCTTATACTTTGTTGTGGTGTTGCCAGTTTGAGACAAACCAACTTATAGAGTTTAGAACATTAATAAACATCTGCATCAGGCAGAAAATGGCTATTGATAATTGAAATTGATGTACATACCTGCTTGTTTAAGCTGTGCTTCAAAAGAAATTGTCTGTCTACTAAGTCACCTGCCTGTTCCATGTTGAGCACCTTCCCCTGAAAATGTCTGTGCAAgcttctgatttttctttatttttaatcattgttAGTTTGAATTTTGATGCCACAATAATGCTTTTCAAACACAGTTTGACCCgctttgtcttttctgcaggGTGAATTCACCTCTATGGGGATCTACTCCACTGGAAACTCCTATGCAGTCCCAGAAGACCTCATCTACTCGTTCCCTGTCCAGATCAAGGTGGCTCTGATATGACCTCGCTTTCACATATCAGCAAGCTCACTGAGGATTATTGTGTTATAAGagtgctgtttttgttttgttcttctctCATTAGGATAAGACCTGGAAGATTGTGGAGGGCCTGGCAATCAATGACTTTTCTCGGTCCAAGATGGACGCCACCGCAGCAGAGCTTATAGAAGAGAGGGATACAGCTGTGGCTTTCCTGGGAGTATGACTGCACTCGGTCGGGCCGACCCCCCCGCTCCCGCAATGTCGACCCAAAACTCCAGAGGCACGCCTGTGATGCAGAACTCCTTAAGCCCCTTCGCTGCTCTCTGCAGATATACATGTTCACATGAAAAAGAATGTCAGGGTTATTTGAGGGTTTAGATGGATTTATATTTGTCCACtgccagacttttttttttaatctagaaaAATAATGAGTATGAGTTTACTTTgatcagaaaagcagcagatcGGCTGCTTATCGGATCGGTTCAActtgatctttaaaaaaagcttcttaTCAGACTTTGTTCTCTGGAGGTGAGTGAATCGATGGATAACTCTTGCATATTGTCAGTGATTCACTTAAGTCATGAAACACTGTATCTGATGACTTGacgttaaaaattaaaaatgtgtataaaatAATATGGCTCCTGTTCTTTTTAATACCTTTTTGGTATTTTGTTCTGAGTGACTCAACGTACCAGCTTCACAATGTTTCATGACGTTTGATTGGTTTGCACTACGATGGCTAATTCAATGTGATCATGTGAACTCTGAGCATTGCAATTGCACTGTATCATAATAGAAATATCAACGGTTGAGATAACATTCATAAGGGGGAATACACTTTTTGCTTTTGGTGACTTCAGAAAAAGCATCTACTACGACTGAAGGCCTCAACTGTTGCTTCAAAACATATGGTTTATTAAGTTTATTGTAGATGTCCAACCAAACAATCTGGCTTTTAAATTTCCTGTTAGTAAGAAGCCATCGCTGTTTCATAAAGCATAATCTATCATTTCATACGCCTGTTTTAATACAAAGTCTTCATGTCCCAAGAATTTTCCTCAGTGCAAACAGCATTGTGGATGTGATGTGTCTGgccatttagctttttttaatttgtattttatttattaatataaaattgaaatttttatatttcaacagGGGTTTTTCTGGTCTTTTTCCAGAGGCCTGTGAGAAGTGAAATGACACATCTTTACCAGACGGGGGCAGTATTTCCTCATCCCACCTGCATCAGAACTCACAAATGTATCATTATTAGTACGATTAACTAGACTGGAAAATGCCATTGCTGATCAACTCAAGCTCTAAAGGTACAAAATGCCACTCCAAGATTAATGCTTAATGCTTCACggcataaatatttacagatggTTAAAATTCGGCATAAGTgtaacaacacacacacacaaagatcgATGAAAGAAGCTTTCTTTTGGCTTCGTGTATGTTTATAACTCTAAACATAAACTTATAAAGTTTCTACAAGCTTTAACACAACACGGTAAATACAAATCTGATCGTTAACGAGTCAGCTTATTGAGCCGGTTGGTGCAATATGTAGCGCCAGTAAAACGCTCTCACTGCTCGATGTGATTGAAGATTTTATCGTCCGCTTAATATGAAGGATATCGTGAGAATGACATGCTTACATACGTTTACCAGTAAAAAACGAAATCTTGGCTGGTTAAATTATATATAATGCGAAGAGCCGTTTGGCAGTCGAAGAATCCGGCTCTTCCTGCTGAGCCAAGTGGTTCGGatccagaaaaagaaacataattcccATCATAGACACCGAGTAGTAGATGCTGGATCGAAACGGCAGCCATATAATAGAGGGCATTTCTgttgaaacatgcaaaaagttgTAAATGGCactaatgtgaaatgttttactaatgttttaatgttttaggtgaaactttgcctttttttcctgATGTGATGGGGAAAAAATTCTGTCATTCAGCACTACATGCTACCATGAGTTATATTTCTTGTAGGGTATAAATGGCTATtttgtaatataatataaacaCACTCAaaacaaacgaacaaaaaaTAAGCAATTCATTTCAAAATCGATTCTTGTACATATTTCTTAACTTTAGAGAAATGtctgtcagaaacaaacttcaagagagaaaaggagagaaactTCTCAATAATCAGTGGAAAAACCTTTATTAGTATATTACAGAAGTTaaacctttataaaaaaaaaaaaaaggtagataTTTCTCTTTGGTGGCTATTAGCTTCTTCCACAAAATGGTATAAAAGTTTAATTAGATTAGGTGgcttaaaatagtttaaaaggGAAATATAGTAAATCTAGGGTGTTTCATGTTGCTCCTTTTGTCATGTGATTTTGCCAGTTCTTACCTCGATAACCAGGTAGTCCCAAGGTGAACATACATTATTGTACATATATAATATTATCAAACATAGTTCGACGTAAACTtatatgtttctttctttctttttctttttaggaaaTCACGTTTTCCAAGACAAACTtgccactcacaatatggcggAGGCGCCGACATATCGTTTCTGCTTGACAACGACGAAACCAATGCAGCGTCTAGTCGTGTACGTCTACGTTCCATCAGTGCAaggaaaaaacatcaaaaacaacgTTGCAAAAAACGATTGGTGCCCAAAATGTCATCACAGGAAAGAAGTCCTCTCATTGGTTCCCATTTGCCCTTGCTTGGAACGGCAGTGAATTGCAAAATATCCTAGAACTGTTTacctttttaagtttttcattatttacgCTTTAGTTTTTCCCCCCCACTACAAAAAGAGGAACTGTAAAGGAAACCGTGGCATGGTGTTTTGAGGTAGCCTGGGTTTGAAAAGAACTGAGCGCGTCTTCGCTGCGGTCCAGGCCGACCGACACCATTGACTTTCTTCCGCCAGCATCCCACAGTAACACAGTAAGAAAATGGCTTCACACTAAATATTGCTCCCTCAGGTTTGTGCTGAAGACTGTCGTACAACTGGAGAGACGTTTTTCATGCTAGCATCCAGTTAGCTAACCGCTTtgccaaaaaaatatatatatatttagcgGAAAAGCGGACGTGTTCTTCCGCGTGATTAGTTAGCCCCTCTGGACCGCATTCCTGGATGacatcccatccatccatccatccatctttcccgGTTCCCTTATTCCCTCGATATTGACGATGCTTTCAACACACTCTGTCTATCCCATCGGTTAATGATTGACAGTGTCGGTGTAGACGTGGTCTCTCTGGGCTGAACGGAGCAATAAAAACACGCAGGGGGCGAGGCAGTGGGGAAAGAAAACGTGAACAGAGGTGTGAGTTTCACAGCCAGTATTGGTGACGTAGTGACTGGGAATGCTATCAGTGACAGATCCTGCTTTGCTCTGGTTCAAGCCTGCTTCTCCGTGTCCGGATTGACTTCTGACTGTCAATAAGATAAGCGTGACTCGCGACAGGATGCCAAGATCCTGGGTTTAGTgggatgatttaaaaaaaaaaaaaaaaaagctcctgcGACTGGATGAATGAAGGACTGAGCGGGACGGGCGGCGTTAAGATCACCGTATGGAGACTTTGGGGTTCATTTTATGGAATGCTGTGTTCAATGACCCTTCGCTCGTCACAGGGAATCTCATGgagtgaaaacaagaaaacaaacttggaaatatcagtttttaattGAAACTTGTCGACTGGATTCATAGTACTTTGGCAGCTTAAACATGGCACTTTATGTAGAAGGTAAGAAACTATTTTGAAACTatgtaacaaaatgttacaCTGTTCACAAAACTATGTAACTAAATGTTACACTGTTCACAAAACTATGTAACTAAATGTTACACTGTTCACAAAACTATGTAACTAAATGTTACACTGTTCACAAAACTATGTAACTAAATGTTACACTGTTCACAAAACTATGTAACTAAATGTTACACTGTTCACAAAACTATGTAACTAAATGTTACACTGTTCACAAAACTATGTAACTAAATGTTACACTGTTCACAAAACTATGTAACTAAATGTTACACTGTTCACAAAACTATGTaactaaatgttacattgtTCACAAAACTATGTAACTAAATGTTACACTGTTCACAAAACTATGTAACTAAATGTTACACTGTTCACAAAACTATGTaactaaatgttacattgtTTACAAAACTATGTaactaaatgttacattgtTTACAAAACTATGTAACTAAATGTTACACTGTTCACAAAACTATGTaactaaatgttacattgtTCACAAAACTATGTaactaaatgttacattgtTCACAAAACTATGTAACTAAATGTTACACTGTTCACAAAACTATGTAACTAAATGTTACACTGTTCACAAAACTATGTaactaaatgttacattgtTTACAAAACTATGTAACTAAATGTTACACTGTTCACAAAACTATGTaactaaatgttacattgtTCACAAAACTATGTAACTAAATGTTACACTGTTCACAAAACTATGTAACTAAATGTTACACTGTTCACAAAACTATGTAACTAATGTTACACTGTTACAAACTATGTaactaaatgttacattgtTCACAAAACTatgtaattaaatgttacattgttCACAAAACTATGTAACTAAATGTTACACTGTTTACAAAACTATGTaactaaatgttacattgtTCACAAAACTATGTaactaaatgttacattgtTTACAAAACTATGTaactaaatgttacattgtTTACAAAACTATGTAACTAAATGTTACACTGTTCACAAAACTATGTAACTAAATGTTACACTGTTCACAAAACTATGTAACTAAATGTTACACTGTTCACAAAACTATGTaactaaatgttacattgtTCACAAAACTATGTAACTAAATGTTACACTGTTCACAAAACTATGTAACATAAATCATCTGACACAATGTGATAATGCTCCTACTCTATTATCCCTAGTGTGTTTTAGAGGCCTTCCAGctgtttctgtcatttcattCTTACTCCAAACGTGCCGTTTTATTCCACCTAACAGTTTAAATCACAAAGTGCTGAAGTTTTCGTCACCTACAGAAGGGCTTAGTCATATCTGATCACAACTGCCAGGCCCAGTTTTACTGCTGGTAGATTTCAGTCAGAACTTCCTGCAGGCTAACGCTTGGACTGTCCCGATTTCGCCCTTTGTTCCTCGTTTGTTATCGGGTCACTTCTTTTTACGAAGTAAAGTTAGAGTCAACGTTTTCTCGTTCCTTTTCTAACTTTTCaagagcaaaactttgtcaattcGTTTGCTTTTGTTGCCTGATTTTCCCAAGCTTGGGGCAATGTTTCACTGTAGGCTCACTATATAtcagaaatgtatatatttttttcagaactgCTTCAAAAATGGAAGGTTCTGTTTTTACTATGAAGCTCCTCATTTTGCTAATAAATGATATGTATATGCTTCAAACTAGTCTTAACCCCTAACCACCCACAAGGTCTTCAGATGTCTCTCATTTAGTCTATTTTTGCAGTGCTTTACAAAAGGCATTTATGCATGATTGCAAAGAGAAAGCCATGCATTTGcactcaaatttaaaataaataacaatcaCCAGTGGACATGGCACCTCTGGGTGTGTTTTTATAGTGGAAAAGTGAATCTACGTCCCACTCTGAAGTCTTTACTCCAGGATTGCCATCCACCTCAAGGTTTCCAAACTTGCCAAGCCCGCCGGTTTGGCGCAAGGGCagagtcattcatccagcggcctgtcgtgtttttgagttaaaaattttttttaagttgacaggaaatttgaaaaatatcacttgataattatgtgttattgaaagattcgaagattaacacctgaacaccaactataaggtcttaaaaaatgcaaacattttaaaacattccaGCCAAACCCATCCAGGTGATGTGAGTTGATAGCA containing:
- the mdh1ab gene encoding malate dehydrogenase 1Ab, NAD (soluble); this translates as MSEPIRVLVTGAAGQIAYSLLLSIAKGDVFGKDQPVILLLLDITPMLPVLEGVVMELQDCSLPLLRDIVPTDKEEVAFKDLDVAILVGSMPRKEGMERKDLLKANVNIFKSQGAALDKYAKKTVKVLVVGNPANTNCLIAAKSAPSIPKENFSCLTRLDHNRARSQVAIRCGVPATQVTNVIIWGNHSSTQYPDVHHCKVNMSGSELACFDAVKDDAWLKGDFIATVQQRGAAVIKARKLSSAMSAAKAICDHLRDIWVGTPEGEFTSMGIYSTGNSYAVPEDLIYSFPVQIKDKTWKIVEGLAINDFSRSKMDATAAELIEERDTAVAFLGV